The following is a genomic window from Janibacter sp. DB-40.
ACCCGATCCGGGTGGGACGACGGAGGAGAGCTTGACCAGAGGGGTGTGACCGATGAGGTCGGAGATGTGGTCCGCGATCTGCATGTCCAGCATCGTGGCACGGATCACCGCGGCGGCGACACCGCCCCGGGAGGTAAGGGTACCCTCAGTACATGGCTCCGCCCGCCCGAAAGCCCAAGCCCCAGCACGCCCTCACCGTCGAGTCGACCGATCGGCTCGGACCGCACCTGGTACGCATCGTCCTCACCGGCGACTCCCTCGCCGACTTCGGTGCCGCCGAGTTCACCGACGCCTACGTCAAGCTCCTCTTCGTCGACCCGGCGCTGGGCGAGCCGCCCTACGACCTCGCGGGGATCCGGGAGAGCGCGCCCGCCGACCTGCAGCCCGTGAGCCGCACCTACACGGTGCGGGCCATCGACCGGTCCGCCCGGCGCCTGACCATCGACTTCGTCACCCACGGCGACACCGGGTGCGCCGGGCCGTGGGCCATCGGCGCCCGACCCGGCGACCGGGCGGTCCTCCTGGGGCCGGGTGGCGGCTACTCCCCCGACCCCACGGTCGACTGGCACCTCCTCGCCGGCGACCTGTCGGCGACGCCGGCCATCGCCGCCGCCTTGGAGGCACTCCCTTCGTCGGCGAAGGGGGTCGCTCTGCTCGAGGTGGAGGCCGACGCGGACGTCCTCGACCTCACCGCCCCGGAGGGCGTCGAGGTGTCGTGGCTGGTCAACCCCGACACCGACGACGTCGCCTTCCTCGCCCGCGCGGTGGACGCGGCCGCGTGGCCAAGGGACGTGGCGAAGGGGGCGGTGCAGATCTTCGCCCACGGCGAGCGCGAGTCGATCAAGGCGGTGCGGAGGGTGCTCAAGCATCGCGAGGTCCCGCGTGAAGCGATCTCGATCTCGGGCTACTGGGCGCGTGGACGCACCGAGGACGCCTTCCAGGCAGAGAAGATGACGCCGGTGGGGAAGATCGAGGATTGACCCACGCCACATCCCGCACACCAAGCGACTGATGAACAGGTGATCGACTCGCGGGGCTCTGGGCCCGAGGACAACCTGCTCAGCACGCTGGGGCTACTCTGTCCCAACTGCCATGCTCGGACTCCGACGTGTCGCAGTCGCAACCGCAAGCGGGCGTAGGCCAACTGGCGAGCCGGGGAACTTAAAATTCCTGTCGAACGTGTGGGTTCGAATCCCACCGCCCGCACCATGTCCTGCCACAGGACCTCGGCACCGCCGACCCCGCGAGTGGGTGCGACGGCGCGTCGGTCTAGCCAGTCGGCTGCTGCTGCTCGTCCTCCGGCTCGTCCGGCACCACGATCGACAGGGCGATCCCGTCGAGGATGTCGCGCTCGGACGTCGTGACGACCAGGTCGGGGCCGTTGGCTCCGCGCGCCCGGTCGAGGATCTCGTACCAGATCAGCGCCCCGGCGCCGATGACGTCGACGCGGCCGGGGTGCATGAAGGGCTGCGCGGCGCGCTCGGCCCGAGTGCTGAGGATGAGGCGCTCGCAGGCCTCCATGTACTCCTCGACCGTCAGGTCGGCCAAGTGGATGGCCGCAGGGTCGTAGGAGGTCAGGCCGAGTGCCTGCGCGGTGACAGTCGTGACCGATCCGGCCAGCCCGATGACCGTCTTGATACCCCCGAGCCCGACCTCGGCCTCGGCGGTGTCCAGCGCCTCGGCGATGTCGAAGCGGGCCGCGTCGATGATCTCCTGGGTCGGCGGGTCGGTGCGGTGGTGGCGCTCGGTCAGGCGCACGCTGCCGATGTCCAGCGAGGTGCAGGCGACCACCTCACGGGTGCCCCGCACGACCTCGGTGGAGCCGCCGCCGATGTCGACGACGAGGTAGGGCCCCTCGAAGCCCTCCTCGGCGAGGGAACCGGTCGCGCCGATGAAACCCAGCCGCGCCTCCTCGTCCCCGTCGACGACCTCTGGGGTCACGTCCAGCTCGCCGAAGGCCTCGCGCACACCCTGGACGAAGTCCTCGGAGTTGCTCGCGTCACGGGTGGCGGAGGTGGCGACGAAACGCACGTTGCCCGGTGGGACGTGCTCGTGGCGGCACTGCTCCGCGTACTCGCGACACATGTCGAGGGTGCGGCGCAGTGCCTCGTCGTCGAGCCGACCGGTCGTGTCGACCCCCTGCCCGAGGCGCACGACCTCCACCCGACGGGTCACGTCGGTGAGGACGTTGCGTCCCGGGTCGTGGTCTGCGATCAGCAGGCGGATCGAGTTCGTCCCACAGTCGATTGCTGCGACTCTCATCGGTCGCTCCCTTCGTCCGTGCTCGCGCACGGGCTGGCGCGCCACCACTCGGGCAGCAGGTCAAGTGCCTCGTCCCCCAGGGGGTTGACCCCGGGACCGGCAGCCAAGGAGTGTGCCACGAGAACATGGAGGCACTTCACACGCGTGGGCATGCCGCCGGCGGAGATCCCCTCGATCTCCGGGACGTCGCCGAGCTCCGCACGACGGGCGAGGTAGTCCTCGTGGGCGGCGCGGTACCGCATCGCCAGGTCCTCGTCCTCGAGCAGTCGCTGCGACATCTGCGCCATCAACCCGCTGGACTCGAGCGTCGAGATGGCTCCGGTCAGTCGTGGGCAGGTGGCGTAGTAGCTCGTGGGGAAGGGGGTACCTCCCGGGAGGCGCGGAGCCGTGCGGACCACGGTGGGACCACCGCAGGGACACCGGTGGGCGATGTCGACGGCACTGCGGGCGGGTCGGCCGAGTTGATCGTGGATGGTCCCCAAGTCCTCGGGGGCGACCCGGTCCAGGTCGTTGCCGCGCTCGTCGATGGTCACTGCTGCTTCTCCGCCGTGTCGGCCGTGGTCACCGAGTCGGCCATCTTCTCGTACCAGGGCTGGGTGTTGGACGAGGTGACGGTCCCCGTCTCGGGGTCGACGTCCGCGATCGTCTCGTCGGGGTCGACCACGGTGTAGGTCTTCTCCCCCGGTCGCACGAACTTCAGTCGCTTGCGGGCCTGGGCCTCGACGTACTCGTCCGTCTGCCACAGCTCGCGCTCCCGCCGCAGATCCTCGACGGCAGCCTCCTGCGCCGCGACCTGCGAGTGCAGCTCGTCCAGACGCTGCTGCTGGTCGTACCAGGACTTACCGGTGGGCACGAGCATGAGCGCCAGCAGGGTCGTGAGTGATCCGAGGACCACCCACCGGCGGGTGGTCATCACGGCCCTGCGCCGCGGGTCCCGACCCGGCTTCGCCCCCGGGCCGCCGATGGGCCCCCGCGAGGTGTACCGGCGCGGCCGGTCGCGAGCCGGGGGGCGCCGCGTCGCGCCCTTCACGCCGAGGCGTGAAGGGCGACGTCGCGGGGTGCCGGCCATCCGTGGCTCAGCCCGAGAAGCGCGGGAACGCACCCGCGCCTGCGTAGACCGCCGCGTCGTCGAGCTCCTCCTCGATGCGCAGCAGCTGGTTGTACTTGGCGACGCGCTCGGAGCGGGCCGGGGCGCCGGTCTTGATCTGGCCGCAGTTGGTGGCGACGGCGAGGTCCGCGATCGTCACGTCCTCCGTCTCGCCGGAGCGGTGGCTCATCATCGAGCGGAAGCCGTTGCGGTGGGCCAGGTCGACCGCGTCCATCGTCTCGGTCAGCGAGCCGATCTGGTTGACCTTCACCAGCAGCGCGTTGCCCGCGCCGTCGGCGATGCCGCGGGCGAGGCGCTCGGGGTTGGTGACGAACAGGTCGTCGCCCACGAGCTGGACCTTCTCGCCGAGCTTGGCGGTGATCTCCTGCCACCCCTTCCAGTCGTCCTCGTCCAACGGGTCCTCGATGGACACCAGCGGGTAGGCGTCCACGAGGCCGGCGTAGTAGTCGACCATCTGCTTGGCGCTCTTCTTCTTGCCCTCGAAGGTGTACTTCCCGGAGGTGTGGAACTCGCTGGCGGCCACGTCGAGGGCGAGCGCGATGTCCGTGCCGGGCTTGTAGCCGGCCTTCTTGATCGCGTCGATGATCAGGTCGAGCGCCTCGCGGTTGCTGCCGAGGTTCGGCGCGAAGCCCCCCTCGTCACCGAGTCCGGTCGAGAGGCCCTTGGCCTTCAGGACCGCCTTGAGCGAGTGGTAGACCTCGGTGCCCCAGCGCAGGGCCTCACGGAAGGAGGGCGCGCCGATCGGGGCGATCATGAACTCCTGGATGTCGACATTGGAGTCCGCGTGCGAGCCACCGTTGAGGATGTTCATCATCGGCACCGGCAGCACGTGGGCGTTCGGACCACCGACATAGCGGAAGAGCGGCAGCCCGGCGGACTCGGCTGCTGCCCTGGCGACCGCGAGGGACACGCCGAGGATGGCGTTCGCGCCGACCGAGCCCTTGTTGTCGGTGCCGTCGGCGGCGATCATCTCGGCGTCGACGAGACGCTGCTCGCTCGCCTCGAAGCCGAGGACGCGCGGCATCAGGTCGTCCTCGACGGCCCGCACGGCGTCCTCGACCCCCTTGCCCAGGTAGCGCTTCT
Proteins encoded in this region:
- the eno gene encoding phosphopyruvate hydratase, translated to MASIEAVGAREILDSRGNPTVEVEVALDDGTIARAAVPSGASTGAFEAVERRDGDKKRYLGKGVEDAVRAVEDDLMPRVLGFEASEQRLVDAEMIAADGTDNKGSVGANAILGVSLAVARAAAESAGLPLFRYVGGPNAHVLPVPMMNILNGGSHADSNVDIQEFMIAPIGAPSFREALRWGTEVYHSLKAVLKAKGLSTGLGDEGGFAPNLGSNREALDLIIDAIKKAGYKPGTDIALALDVAASEFHTSGKYTFEGKKKSAKQMVDYYAGLVDAYPLVSIEDPLDEDDWKGWQEITAKLGEKVQLVGDDLFVTNPERLARGIADGAGNALLVKVNQIGSLTETMDAVDLAHRNGFRSMMSHRSGETEDVTIADLAVATNCGQIKTGAPARSERVAKYNQLLRIEEELDDAAVYAGAGAFPRFSG
- a CDS encoding septum formation initiator family protein, with translation MTTRRWVVLGSLTTLLALMLVPTGKSWYDQQQRLDELHSQVAAQEAAVEDLRRERELWQTDEYVEAQARKRLKFVRPGEKTYTVVDPDETIADVDPETGTVTSSNTQPWYEKMADSVTTADTAEKQQ
- a CDS encoding DUF501 domain-containing protein codes for the protein MTIDERGNDLDRVAPEDLGTIHDQLGRPARSAVDIAHRCPCGGPTVVRTAPRLPGGTPFPTSYYATCPRLTGAISTLESSGLMAQMSQRLLEDEDLAMRYRAAHEDYLARRAELGDVPEIEGISAGGMPTRVKCLHVLVAHSLAAGPGVNPLGDEALDLLPEWWRASPCASTDEGSDR
- a CDS encoding Ppx/GppA phosphatase family protein produces the protein MRVAAIDCGTNSIRLLIADHDPGRNVLTDVTRRVEVVRLGQGVDTTGRLDDEALRRTLDMCREYAEQCRHEHVPPGNVRFVATSATRDASNSEDFVQGVREAFGELDVTPEVVDGDEEARLGFIGATGSLAEEGFEGPYLVVDIGGGSTEVVRGTREVVACTSLDIGSVRLTERHHRTDPPTQEIIDAARFDIAEALDTAEAEVGLGGIKTVIGLAGSVTTVTAQALGLTSYDPAAIHLADLTVEEYMEACERLILSTRAERAAQPFMHPGRVDVIGAGALIWYEILDRARGANGPDLVVTTSERDILDGIALSIVVPDEPEDEQQQPTG
- a CDS encoding siderophore-interacting protein; this encodes MAPPARKPKPQHALTVESTDRLGPHLVRIVLTGDSLADFGAAEFTDAYVKLLFVDPALGEPPYDLAGIRESAPADLQPVSRTYTVRAIDRSARRLTIDFVTHGDTGCAGPWAIGARPGDRAVLLGPGGGYSPDPTVDWHLLAGDLSATPAIAAALEALPSSAKGVALLEVEADADVLDLTAPEGVEVSWLVNPDTDDVAFLARAVDAAAWPRDVAKGAVQIFAHGERESIKAVRRVLKHREVPREAISISGYWARGRTEDAFQAEKMTPVGKIED